From a region of the Salinispira pacifica genome:
- the aat gene encoding leucyl/phenylalanyl-tRNA--protein transferase yields the protein MYDFSSIEELSHYYRITLPDPGDANPQGILGVGGNLSPGLLLSAYEQGIFPWFSESDPILWWSPDPRCVFHPADIHISSRNRRMLKKSGYVLNMDRDFSGVIRHCAKVARKDEDGTWITPEMIAAYTELHRLGYAHSAEVYADGELVGGLYGVSRGRIFCGESMFSLEPNASKFALAGLARFLHRSGCSIIDSQVENPHILSLGARNIPRDQYLAELSRALKYPDIQGWGEVEYRALNFFESWKPLTGDSASG from the coding sequence ATGTATGATTTTTCTTCCATAGAGGAACTCTCCCATTACTACCGGATTACCCTCCCGGATCCCGGGGATGCAAATCCCCAGGGGATTCTGGGAGTAGGGGGGAACCTCTCTCCGGGATTGCTTTTATCGGCATATGAACAGGGCATATTTCCCTGGTTCTCTGAATCCGATCCTATATTATGGTGGAGTCCCGATCCCCGCTGTGTATTTCACCCCGCCGATATTCATATTTCCAGCCGGAACCGCCGCATGCTGAAAAAGTCAGGCTATGTACTGAATATGGACCGGGACTTCTCCGGGGTAATTCGCCACTGCGCAAAGGTGGCCCGGAAAGATGAAGATGGCACCTGGATAACCCCGGAAATGATCGCCGCATACACCGAGCTCCACCGTCTGGGCTACGCCCACTCTGCGGAAGTATACGCCGACGGTGAGCTGGTTGGCGGGTTGTACGGTGTGAGCAGGGGCAGAATATTTTGCGGTGAATCCATGTTCTCCCTGGAACCCAATGCATCCAAGTTCGCTCTTGCCGGCCTGGCCCGCTTTCTCCATCGTTCCGGGTGCAGCATCATCGATTCCCAGGTGGAGAACCCCCATATTCTTTCCCTGGGGGCCCGGAATATTCCCCGGGACCAGTATCTCGCCGAACTTTCCCGGGCATTGAAATATCCGGATATTCAGGGCTGGGGTGAAGTGGAATATCGTGCCCTGAACTTTTTTGAATCATGGAAACCGCTCACCGGCGACTCGGCTTCGGGTTAA
- a CDS encoding AAA family ATPase yields MKVSGEVQDILNSAYQEALSWQHEFLTPEHVLYAALNFPYPREVISHCGGEPDELREQLKEFLMENTPTVENSEPLSSASFNHVFERAVLHSHHVNKDTIEPGDILVSLFDEPESHGRYFLEQAGVERIGLLEIISHILGRSEQDMNNQGDDDDDDDDDDEIFASGDEEGDENFFAAQEDESEAQSSGKKSSGKKKKAIKAFTRDLVAAAGNGEIDPIIGRDEELERTMQVLMRRIKNNPVLIGKPGVGKTAIVEGLARALSHDETPDLLKNYQLLALDMGALVAGTRYRGDFEERMKLLMKEVESQNNIILFIDELHTVVGTGAASGGSMDASNMLKPALASGKVRIIGATTPEEYRRFIERDHALARRFQSIEVPEPSQDDAYEILKGLRKNYEDHHHVRYSDDALRQAVELSDQYINERYLPDKAIDVIDEIGALIRLRTFRFTAQEALEKARQETEENSAVKPENPSPEERKTESGQSESEQTESEQTESEKAEADQTEAEKTQNAGDETTPVRNDSDSAGEATQSASGDDESGPEERGESGTNEEWDRELWPEVSVEDIETVISKIARVPRKRVYGNEREKLKTLESGILSTLYGQDEAVNTVVESIKRSRAGFRKADKPVANFLFVGPTGVGKTELARQLSEQMGVQLIRFDMTEYQERHSVSRLIGSPPGYVGFEEGGMLTESIRRNPHAVLLLDEVEKAHPDIYNILLQIMDYATLTDNSGRKADFRNVILIMTSNAGARNIGKSLIGFGERVMDRAAIHDAVDKTFSPEFRNRLDKVVVFNGLNQEAVVDIVEKELESFRQQLEEKDVQVKVDKDVVRFLADQGYSEEFGARNISRTVDDLIRARFIDEVLFGKLENGGKARVSLDPQGENAEDKIVIKFTRRRRKKSKTSQAPVSEHV; encoded by the coding sequence ATGAAAGTTAGCGGTGAAGTCCAGGATATACTCAACTCAGCATATCAGGAAGCGTTGAGCTGGCAGCATGAATTTCTCACCCCCGAACACGTACTCTATGCGGCCCTGAATTTTCCCTATCCCAGGGAAGTGATCAGTCATTGCGGCGGGGAACCGGATGAACTCCGGGAACAGCTGAAAGAATTTCTTATGGAAAACACCCCCACTGTGGAAAACAGCGAACCCCTCTCATCTGCTTCGTTTAATCATGTATTTGAACGGGCGGTTCTCCACAGTCATCATGTGAACAAAGATACCATTGAACCCGGGGACATTCTCGTTTCCCTCTTCGATGAGCCCGAAAGCCACGGCCGCTATTTCCTTGAGCAGGCTGGCGTTGAGCGGATCGGACTTCTGGAGATAATCAGTCACATTCTGGGAAGAAGCGAACAGGATATGAACAACCAGGGTGATGACGATGATGACGACGACGATGATGATGAGATCTTTGCCTCAGGCGATGAGGAAGGTGATGAAAATTTCTTCGCCGCTCAGGAAGATGAATCAGAGGCTCAGAGCAGCGGAAAAAAATCCTCAGGGAAGAAAAAGAAGGCAATCAAGGCGTTTACCCGGGATCTTGTTGCCGCAGCCGGGAATGGGGAAATCGATCCAATCATCGGAAGGGATGAAGAACTTGAGCGCACCATGCAGGTACTCATGCGCAGAATTAAAAACAACCCCGTACTCATCGGAAAACCGGGGGTCGGGAAGACTGCAATTGTGGAGGGGCTTGCCCGCGCACTGTCCCATGATGAAACTCCGGATCTTCTGAAAAACTATCAGCTTTTGGCCCTGGACATGGGTGCATTGGTTGCAGGAACCCGTTACCGGGGGGATTTTGAGGAACGGATGAAACTTCTTATGAAGGAAGTGGAATCCCAGAACAATATTATTCTCTTCATTGATGAGCTGCACACAGTGGTTGGAACCGGTGCGGCATCAGGCGGCAGCATGGATGCATCCAACATGCTCAAGCCTGCATTGGCTTCCGGAAAAGTGCGGATTATCGGCGCGACCACACCCGAGGAATACCGCCGTTTCATCGAACGGGACCATGCCCTGGCCAGGAGGTTTCAGAGCATCGAGGTCCCCGAGCCTTCACAGGACGACGCCTATGAAATCCTGAAAGGGCTGAGAAAGAATTACGAAGACCATCATCATGTGCGTTACAGCGACGATGCCCTCAGGCAGGCAGTAGAGCTTTCGGATCAGTATATTAACGAACGCTATCTGCCGGACAAGGCCATAGATGTAATTGATGAGATCGGTGCACTCATCCGCCTGCGGACCTTCAGATTTACCGCCCAGGAAGCCCTTGAGAAGGCCAGACAGGAAACAGAAGAAAATTCCGCAGTCAAACCCGAAAACCCCAGCCCGGAAGAAAGAAAAACCGAATCCGGCCAGTCTGAATCCGAACAGACTGAATCCGAACAGACTGAATCTGAAAAGGCTGAAGCTGACCAGACTGAAGCCGAAAAGACCCAAAACGCCGGTGATGAAACCACTCCTGTCCGGAACGACTCCGACTCCGCCGGTGAAGCAACCCAAAGCGCTTCGGGCGATGACGAATCGGGCCCGGAGGAGAGGGGTGAATCCGGGACCAATGAAGAATGGGACCGGGAGCTGTGGCCTGAAGTGAGCGTAGAGGATATTGAAACGGTAATTTCCAAAATCGCACGGGTCCCAAGAAAGCGGGTGTACGGTAACGAACGGGAAAAGCTAAAAACCCTTGAATCGGGTATTCTTTCAACCCTCTACGGACAGGATGAAGCAGTGAACACCGTGGTGGAATCCATTAAGCGCAGCCGGGCCGGTTTCCGTAAGGCGGACAAGCCGGTGGCTAACTTTCTCTTTGTGGGCCCCACCGGTGTGGGCAAAACCGAACTTGCCCGACAGCTCTCCGAACAGATGGGCGTACAGCTTATCCGTTTTGACATGACCGAATACCAGGAGCGTCATTCGGTGAGCCGTCTCATCGGGAGTCCTCCGGGCTATGTGGGCTTTGAGGAAGGCGGCATGCTCACCGAATCCATCCGCCGGAACCCCCATGCGGTGCTGCTGCTGGATGAAGTGGAAAAGGCCCATCCGGATATCTACAATATCCTTCTGCAGATCATGGATTATGCAACTCTCACCGACAACTCCGGCCGGAAAGCGGATTTCCGAAATGTGATTCTGATTATGACCAGTAATGCCGGCGCCCGGAATATCGGAAAGAGCCTCATTGGCTTCGGAGAACGGGTGATGGACCGTGCCGCAATTCACGATGCAGTGGATAAAACTTTCTCACCGGAATTCCGAAACCGCCTGGATAAGGTGGTGGTCTTCAACGGCCTCAATCAAGAGGCAGTGGTGGATATTGTCGAAAAGGAACTGGAAAGCTTCCGGCAGCAGCTGGAGGAAAAAGATGTTCAGGTTAAGGTTGATAAGGATGTGGTTCGCTTCCTGGCAGACCAGGGCTACAGTGAAGAGTTCGGTGCCCGGAATATCAGCCGCACCGTGGATGACCTTATCCGTGCCAGATTCATAGACGAGGTTCTGTTCGGGAAGCTGGAAAACGGCGGGAAAGCCCGGGTGAGTCTGGATCCCCAGGGTGAAAATGCTGAAGATAAAATAGTGATCAAGTTCACCCGCAGAAGAAGGAAAAAATCCAAAACATCCCAGGCTCCCGTGAGCGAGCATGTATGA
- a CDS encoding pyridoxal phosphate-dependent aminotransferase, protein MSENEHPVDPDSKASPGRKFAADAEPGIPVHVKSNKLADVLYDIRGPVLKEAKRLEEEGTRVIQLNTGNPAPFGFEAPDELIHDVMYNLRNAQGYCDSKGLFSARKAIMQYYQTRGVPHADLENIYMGNGVSELIVMTMQGLINDGDEVLIPSPDYPLWTAAVNLSGGKAVHYICDESSEWNPDLEDMKSKISSRTKAVVVINPNNPTGAVYPREILEKIHAMAAEHDLIVFADEIYDKIVYDGHEHVTMASICDDILCITFNGLSKSYRAAGFRSGWMLLSGRLSHARDYQEGLDILASMRLCANVPAQYAVQASLGGYQSIADLTAEGGRLEQQRSIAYEMVNSIPGLSVVKPKGALYLFPRVDQKRFNIQNDQKMILDLLLEKKILLVQGTGFNWSEPDHFRMVFLPEKDELRHVCTEMKDFFSWYRQ, encoded by the coding sequence ATGTCTGAAAACGAACATCCCGTCGATCCGGACAGCAAGGCTTCACCGGGCCGGAAATTCGCAGCAGATGCTGAACCGGGAATTCCCGTGCATGTAAAGAGCAATAAACTGGCTGATGTTCTTTATGATATTCGGGGTCCTGTTCTTAAGGAAGCCAAACGGCTGGAAGAAGAGGGTACCAGGGTAATTCAGCTGAATACCGGGAATCCCGCTCCCTTCGGTTTCGAAGCTCCGGACGAACTGATCCATGATGTGATGTATAATCTGCGGAATGCCCAGGGCTACTGCGACAGCAAAGGACTGTTCTCCGCCAGGAAAGCGATCATGCAGTACTACCAGACACGGGGCGTACCCCACGCCGATCTGGAAAACATCTATATGGGAAACGGTGTGAGTGAACTGATCGTCATGACCATGCAGGGGCTGATCAACGATGGAGATGAAGTACTTATTCCTTCTCCGGATTATCCTCTCTGGACCGCCGCAGTGAACCTCTCCGGCGGGAAGGCCGTGCACTATATCTGCGACGAATCTTCCGAGTGGAATCCCGACCTTGAAGATATGAAGTCAAAGATCAGCTCCCGCACCAAGGCGGTGGTGGTGATCAATCCGAATAATCCCACCGGAGCCGTGTATCCCCGGGAGATCCTGGAAAAAATCCATGCAATGGCAGCGGAACATGATCTGATCGTGTTTGCAGATGAGATTTATGACAAAATCGTCTACGACGGTCATGAACATGTGACTATGGCGAGCATCTGTGATGATATTCTTTGCATAACATTCAACGGACTGAGCAAAAGCTACCGGGCTGCAGGTTTTCGAAGCGGCTGGATGCTTCTTTCGGGAAGGCTGAGCCATGCCAGAGATTATCAGGAAGGGCTGGATATTCTTGCCAGTATGCGCCTCTGCGCCAATGTTCCCGCCCAGTATGCGGTACAGGCAAGTCTGGGAGGCTACCAGAGCATTGCGGATCTCACTGCCGAGGGCGGGCGTCTTGAACAGCAGCGGAGTATTGCCTATGAGATGGTCAACTCCATTCCTGGACTCAGTGTGGTGAAGCCCAAAGGAGCACTTTATCTCTTTCCCCGGGTGGATCAGAAACGTTTTAATATTCAGAATGACCAGAAAATGATCCTGGATCTGCTTCTGGAGAAAAAAATTCTTCTGGTGCAGGGGACCGGCTTCAACTGGAGCGAACCCGATCACTTCCGCATGGTCTTTCTTCCCGAGAAGGATGAGCTCAGACATGTGTGCACCGAAATGAAGGATTTTTTCAGCTGGTACCGGCAATGA
- the gltX gene encoding glutamate--tRNA ligase — protein MSVRVRYAPSPTGLQHIGSLRTALFNYFFARSQGGTFILRVEDTDQTRFDPRALQDIYDTFDWIGIHWDEGPDVGGEYGPYIQSERFDLYKEHALRLVEEGKAYKCFCSAERLEKLREEQSKQKGGHQGYDRHCRNLSSTDVASKEAAGEPYVIRFKIPLEGETVISDRVLGETRRKHKDINPDPVLLKTDGFPTYHLANVVDDHHMGITHILRAQEWVSSAALHVLLYKAFGWEVPEFVHLPMVMGKDGSKLSKRHGSTSVIDFRNQGYLPEALVNYVTMVGWGYDESTEFFSIQDLERVFSDGKINKAPGVFDYKKLQWYNSQYIARTDENRLVDLCLPYLVDEGFITRDARGDVPSDQLELLQSVMPLAKERMKLLSDIPSVAGFLFRDFTLNGAGDLVQKKQNPEDTKKILEQIRDDFTTIADLDEEGFHDYFQNLAESLETGMGKVMMPLRIAITGSRATPPMADSIRLMGREKALSRLETAIGLL, from the coding sequence ATGAGCGTCCGCGTCCGCTATGCCCCGAGTCCAACGGGGTTACAGCACATAGGGAGTCTTCGAACGGCTCTCTTCAACTACTTTTTCGCCCGCAGCCAGGGCGGAACTTTCATTTTACGGGTGGAAGACACCGACCAGACCCGGTTTGATCCCCGGGCCCTTCAGGATATTTACGATACCTTTGACTGGATCGGGATCCACTGGGACGAGGGTCCCGATGTGGGGGGCGAATACGGCCCCTACATCCAGAGTGAACGTTTTGACCTCTATAAAGAGCATGCCCTCCGCCTTGTGGAAGAGGGCAAGGCCTACAAATGCTTCTGCAGCGCTGAGCGTCTGGAAAAGCTGAGGGAAGAGCAGAGCAAACAGAAAGGCGGACACCAGGGCTACGACCGCCACTGCCGGAATCTCAGCAGCACGGATGTTGCATCCAAAGAAGCCGCCGGAGAACCTTATGTGATCCGTTTCAAGATTCCTCTGGAGGGAGAAACGGTAATTTCCGACCGGGTTCTGGGGGAAACCAGAAGAAAGCACAAGGACATCAATCCCGACCCGGTATTGCTGAAAACCGACGGATTCCCCACATACCATCTGGCCAATGTGGTGGACGACCATCACATGGGAATTACCCATATTCTCCGGGCACAGGAATGGGTGAGTTCAGCGGCCCTTCATGTTCTGCTGTACAAGGCCTTCGGTTGGGAGGTTCCGGAATTTGTCCACCTGCCCATGGTAATGGGAAAGGACGGATCCAAGCTTTCGAAACGCCACGGATCAACATCAGTGATCGACTTCCGAAACCAGGGATATCTTCCCGAGGCACTGGTGAATTATGTGACCATGGTGGGCTGGGGTTATGACGAATCCACAGAGTTTTTCAGCATTCAGGATCTGGAGCGGGTCTTCAGTGACGGTAAAATCAATAAGGCTCCAGGAGTTTTTGATTACAAAAAACTTCAGTGGTACAACTCCCAGTATATTGCCCGTACCGATGAGAACCGGCTTGTGGATCTCTGCCTTCCCTATCTTGTAGATGAAGGTTTTATAACCAGGGACGCCCGCGGCGATGTTCCCTCTGATCAGCTTGAACTGCTTCAGAGCGTGATGCCTCTGGCAAAAGAGCGGATGAAGCTTTTGTCGGATATTCCGTCGGTGGCAGGATTCCTGTTCCGGGATTTTACCCTCAACGGAGCGGGAGATCTGGTGCAGAAGAAGCAGAACCCGGAAGATACGAAAAAAATCCTGGAACAAATCCGGGATGATTTCACCACAATTGCAGACCTGGATGAAGAAGGATTCCACGACTATTTCCAGAATCTTGCGGAATCCCTGGAGACAGGTATGGGGAAGGTGATGATGCCTCTGCGAATCGCAATCACCGGAAGCCGTGCAACTCCTCCTATGGCGGATTCTATCCGTCTCATGGGCCGGGAAAAGGCCCTGTCCCGGCTGGAAACGGCAATCGGGCTGCTGTAA
- the clpS gene encoding ATP-dependent Clp protease adapter ClpS, translated as MPEPGGQGDVQLKKKTDLKKPDMYKVIMLNDDYTTMEFVVEVLMKFFQKDPVNAQRIMFEIHEKGAGDVGTFTYDIAQSKVQKVHRYAREKEFPLRCRIEKA; from the coding sequence ATGCCTGAACCCGGTGGACAGGGTGATGTTCAGCTGAAGAAAAAAACAGACCTGAAAAAGCCCGACATGTATAAGGTCATCATGCTTAATGATGACTATACGACCATGGAGTTCGTGGTTGAGGTCCTTATGAAGTTTTTTCAGAAGGACCCGGTGAATGCTCAGCGGATTATGTTTGAAATCCACGAAAAAGGGGCCGGCGATGTGGGTACATTCACCTACGATATTGCACAAAGCAAGGTCCAGAAGGTGCACCGCTACGCCAGGGAGAAAGAGTTTCCCCTGCGGTGCAGAATCGAAAAAGCCTGA
- a CDS encoding HD-GYP domain-containing protein, which translates to MNDFLLSQIEEGKYFNLGAFLDDNYILLSPETPVDQPLLDRLQRWGYNYVYSNGDITDRADSEGGINGDDVEVANLNAQFKEREELEQAESKFREMVEFTEKIFTQFVTRGDLPHGMISNKVKEFIETVKRYRHFLLRYNEFQVNINYIVVHSVKTTIVGTILGLEMHLPPHKMIELATTCLLHEIGMIKLPSQLYMTDKLLNEKERKAITAHTALGFKILRTHDYPMAVCLGVLESHENIDGSGYPRNLTGERISQYAKIVSVASSFAAMNSDRPFRVALDGHHAVVELLKNRGTRYDAGVLSGLVKALSVYPIGTFVQVENGAQGMVVKTFQEHPRTPLVKLLLGPKGGQYMENPVVNTLNEEYRIVGVIPNTKASKLREALKGE; encoded by the coding sequence ATGAACGATTTTTTATTGAGCCAGATAGAGGAAGGAAAATACTTTAATCTTGGCGCCTTTCTTGATGACAACTACATCCTCCTGTCCCCCGAGACTCCTGTGGACCAGCCTTTACTGGATCGACTCCAGCGCTGGGGATACAACTATGTATATTCAAATGGTGATATTACCGACAGGGCGGACAGCGAAGGCGGCATAAACGGCGACGATGTTGAAGTGGCGAACCTGAACGCCCAGTTCAAGGAACGTGAAGAGCTTGAACAGGCTGAGTCGAAGTTCAGGGAAATGGTGGAGTTTACCGAGAAGATCTTTACCCAGTTTGTAACCAGGGGAGATCTTCCCCACGGAATGATCTCCAACAAGGTGAAAGAATTCATCGAAACGGTGAAACGGTATCGTCACTTTCTTCTCCGGTATAACGAGTTTCAGGTGAATATCAACTACATTGTGGTCCATTCGGTAAAGACCACCATTGTAGGCACCATCCTGGGTCTGGAAATGCATCTTCCGCCCCACAAAATGATAGAGCTGGCTACAACCTGCCTGCTCCATGAAATCGGAATGATCAAACTCCCGAGCCAGTTGTATATGACGGACAAGCTTCTGAATGAAAAGGAACGCAAAGCCATAACCGCACATACCGCACTCGGGTTTAAAATCCTGAGAACCCATGATTATCCCATGGCGGTATGCCTGGGTGTACTGGAAAGCCACGAAAATATTGACGGTAGCGGGTATCCCCGGAACCTCACCGGCGAACGGATCAGCCAGTATGCCAAGATTGTCTCTGTAGCCTCTTCGTTTGCCGCCATGAACTCAGACCGCCCCTTCCGTGTGGCCCTGGACGGCCATCACGCAGTGGTTGAGCTGCTCAAGAACCGGGGCACCCGCTACGATGCCGGAGTGCTCAGCGGGCTGGTGAAGGCTCTTTCGGTGTACCCCATCGGAACCTTTGTTCAGGTGGAAAACGGTGCACAGGGCATGGTGGTGAAGACCTTCCAGGAGCACCCCCGAACCCCTCTGGTAAAACTTCTCCTGGGTCCCAAAGGGGGCCAATACATGGAAAATCCGGTGGTGAACACTCTGAACGAGGAATATCGCATCGTGGGAGTAATTCCCAACACCAAGGCGTCCAAGTTGAGGGAAGCGCTGAAAGGCGAATAG
- a CDS encoding nucleoside kinase has protein sequence MNIELQSDSGNTVFLPRHSTALQAVEKLYSKQIQQTGLPAGVILDHNVLPLQEELQTGGVLKIIPMDSPRGVTIQRSSMDFILSMASHNVFPGRQLVIGHSIGESMFFSYRGKDSVSREDLDTLQQEIERIRSEDLHIALNIRKYEKLEEYFCKHDRYSTLLLMQHYTQPHLRIYECESYIDLAHGPLLPNSGMVGSFHLKSHSSGFVLIYPQPGGDGSKAGDFRDVRVLTQTYSEYHRWAEILEVDTVGKLNQLVQEKRIKEFIWVAESLQAQKLARISQDIQQRDELPKIILVAGPSSSGKTTFAKRLLIELRSLGLHPRSLSLDNYFIARENTPLDDEGNYDFESIKALDIPLLNSHLLDLINGKTVGIPRFDFVNGLPEYNNFELELEEDGILIIEGIHGLNPALTPEIPEEQSYRIYISALTQINLDDSNRISTSDNRLIRRIVRDHRYRGYSARESIMRWPSVRRGEHTHIFPFQDEADATFNSALDYELGVLKAHAEPLLKEIHPSSRHFSQARRLLGILDAFLPVQREFVPDLSILREFIGGSRFKY, from the coding sequence ATGAACATTGAACTTCAGTCAGACTCGGGAAACACGGTTTTCCTGCCGCGGCACAGCACCGCCCTCCAGGCAGTGGAAAAATTGTACTCAAAGCAAATTCAGCAGACCGGGCTTCCAGCGGGGGTGATACTGGATCATAATGTTCTTCCCCTGCAGGAGGAACTTCAAACCGGAGGTGTGCTGAAAATAATCCCCATGGATTCTCCCCGGGGAGTGACGATTCAGCGCAGCAGCATGGATTTCATACTGAGCATGGCTTCTCATAACGTTTTTCCCGGAAGGCAGCTGGTCATTGGTCACAGCATTGGCGAGAGCATGTTCTTTTCCTACCGGGGAAAAGATAGCGTATCCCGGGAAGATCTGGATACACTGCAGCAGGAAATCGAGCGCATCAGGTCTGAGGACCTTCATATAGCGCTGAACATCAGAAAGTACGAGAAACTGGAGGAGTATTTCTGCAAGCACGACAGATACAGCACTCTTCTGCTCATGCAGCATTATACACAGCCCCATTTGAGGATATATGAATGTGAATCATATATCGACTTGGCTCATGGGCCCCTTCTTCCCAACAGCGGCATGGTCGGCAGTTTTCATCTCAAGTCCCACTCTTCAGGTTTTGTACTTATTTATCCCCAGCCCGGCGGCGATGGATCGAAAGCAGGAGATTTTCGGGATGTCCGGGTGCTTACCCAGACCTACAGCGAGTATCACCGCTGGGCGGAAATCCTGGAAGTGGATACCGTGGGGAAGCTGAACCAGCTGGTGCAAGAAAAACGGATCAAGGAGTTTATTTGGGTTGCGGAATCACTCCAGGCACAGAAACTTGCCAGGATCTCCCAGGATATCCAGCAAAGGGATGAGCTTCCGAAAATAATTCTTGTTGCCGGACCGTCTTCAAGCGGAAAGACCACCTTCGCCAAACGCCTTCTCATCGAACTGCGGAGTCTGGGGCTCCACCCCAGAAGCCTTTCCCTGGACAATTATTTTATTGCACGGGAAAACACCCCCCTTGATGATGAGGGAAACTATGACTTTGAGAGCATTAAGGCTCTGGATATCCCCCTTCTGAACAGCCATCTGCTGGATTTAATCAACGGAAAGACCGTAGGCATTCCACGCTTCGATTTTGTCAACGGTCTCCCTGAATACAATAATTTCGAGCTTGAACTGGAAGAAGACGGTATTCTGATAATTGAAGGGATTCACGGGCTGAATCCCGCCCTTACCCCGGAAATCCCGGAGGAACAAAGTTACCGCATTTACATATCAGCACTCACCCAGATAAACCTGGATGACAGCAATCGCATATCAACCAGCGATAACCGGCTGATACGCCGGATAGTCCGGGATCACCGATACCGTGGTTACAGCGCCCGGGAAAGTATTATGCGATGGCCATCGGTTCGCAGGGGGGAGCACACACATATATTTCCGTTTCAGGATGAGGCTGATGCAACCTTCAACTCGGCCCTGGATTACGAGCTTGGTGTGCTGAAAGCACATGCAGAACCCCTTTTGAAGGAAATTCATCCGTCATCCAGACATTTTTCCCAGGCTCGGAGACTTCTGGGCATATTGGATGCTTTTCTTCCCGTTCAAAGAGAGTTCGTACCCGACCTCTCCATTCTCAGGGAATTTATCGGCGGAAGCAGGTTTAAGTACTGA
- a CDS encoding tetratricopeptide repeat protein has product MQKGIHLYKEGKFQEALRFFRSIDVEEDQYSQVSYYLGLCYTRLEQYDEALIYLDQVIASSDDFAQAYQSRMVIGYIYAETGRYRLAEFEFQHLLDEGYESARVHAALGYILYEQGNIPGSIKNLEEALNIDPENPTALNSLAFIMADQGLRLSVARDYIRRALNIRPDSAAYMDTLGWVLFKSGELEGAMKALKKARDLAPDEKEIQEHFAHVKKAGMINS; this is encoded by the coding sequence GTGCAAAAAGGCATACACCTATACAAGGAAGGCAAGTTTCAGGAGGCCCTGAGGTTTTTCCGGAGCATAGATGTTGAGGAAGATCAGTATTCCCAGGTCTCATACTACCTCGGTCTGTGCTACACCCGGCTGGAGCAGTACGATGAGGCCCTGATTTACCTTGACCAGGTAATCGCCTCCTCAGATGATTTCGCTCAGGCGTATCAGAGCAGAATGGTGATCGGATACATATATGCTGAGACCGGCCGGTACCGGCTGGCGGAGTTCGAATTTCAGCATCTTTTGGATGAGGGATACGAAAGCGCACGGGTTCACGCTGCTCTGGGATATATTCTCTATGAACAGGGCAATATTCCGGGAAGCATTAAAAATCTGGAGGAAGCGCTGAATATCGATCCCGAGAATCCCACCGCACTGAACTCTCTGGCATTTATTATGGCAGACCAGGGGTTGAGACTTTCCGTGGCAAGGGATTACATCCGGAGAGCGCTGAATATCAGGCCGGACAGTGCAGCATACATGGATACTCTGGGATGGGTACTCTTTAAGAGCGGTGAGCTGGAGGGCGCCATGAAAGCCCTGAAGAAGGCACGGGATCTTGCACCGGATGAGAAGGAAATTCAGGAACATTTTGCACATGTGAAAAAAGCGGGTATGATAAATTCATGA